In one Moritella sp. 5 genomic region, the following are encoded:
- a CDS encoding CehA/McbA family metallohydrolase, translated as MLNFTGELVFGHRVLNFNVNANINTLTLTATTVKKGFLYAYLYDSKQQLRANLLFEKAKKTLILTSKSASLGGISGHLPPGDWQLHLYNLEGETRTPKAMRYAIDVGLSEHINPEYSNHEKLLATQTHPCLIADEDAPLDHSIHFDYNHSKNNNAAWYRGDLHAHTQLSDGNNTLAAATQIAEQQALDFFFLTEHNICHPALPICEHTLMLPAIEVTTDQGHFNVHGPRRTLNMFNATYSSAALIEQGLSLVAQGEGNISINHPAMKPWHWYYENIVLEKVNTFEVCCDPTWSTSPKATEDALILLTHIWNSGHRIAAVGGSDSHLEPHERNANAAEPSIYGDPSTFVYADTLSGNGILQGLRQGNVYLERQCGLVFQLNSGAVLPGQDVGTNIVDYRLAVTDTSTSYYAECIADGNVIKRIKLTTTNIHFQVDMSTYAWLRIDIRRGRLDDLAASEFEGIINPIYNGTQAIFSQPLVGTWGELMELINNGN; from the coding sequence ATGTTGAATTTTACTGGTGAGTTGGTCTTTGGCCATCGCGTTTTGAATTTTAATGTTAACGCCAATATTAACACCCTCACCCTTACTGCAACGACAGTAAAGAAAGGCTTTTTATATGCCTATCTGTATGACAGTAAGCAACAGTTACGTGCAAATTTGTTATTTGAGAAAGCCAAAAAAACTTTAATTTTAACATCGAAATCGGCTTCACTTGGTGGTATTTCAGGTCATTTACCCCCTGGCGATTGGCAATTACATTTGTATAATCTTGAAGGTGAAACCAGAACGCCAAAAGCCATGCGCTATGCGATTGATGTTGGATTAAGTGAGCATATTAATCCCGAATATAGCAATCATGAGAAATTGTTAGCAACGCAAACGCATCCTTGTTTAATTGCCGATGAAGACGCTCCGCTTGATCACAGCATTCATTTTGATTACAACCACAGTAAAAATAATAACGCCGCTTGGTACCGTGGTGATTTACATGCCCATACGCAATTATCAGATGGGAATAATACCCTCGCCGCAGCAACACAAATAGCCGAGCAACAAGCGCTCGATTTCTTTTTTCTCACCGAGCACAATATTTGTCACCCTGCGCTGCCCATTTGTGAACATACCTTAATGTTACCTGCGATTGAGGTTACCACAGACCAAGGTCATTTTAATGTGCACGGCCCGCGCCGCACCCTTAATATGTTTAATGCCACTTATTCCAGCGCCGCATTGATTGAACAGGGACTCAGCCTGGTTGCACAAGGTGAAGGTAATATCAGTATTAATCACCCAGCGATGAAACCTTGGCACTGGTATTACGAAAATATCGTACTAGAAAAAGTAAATACCTTTGAGGTCTGCTGTGACCCTACATGGTCAACATCACCCAAGGCCACTGAAGATGCATTAATCCTATTAACGCACATATGGAACAGCGGCCATCGTATCGCTGCCGTTGGTGGCAGTGACTCACACCTAGAACCTCATGAACGCAACGCCAATGCAGCAGAACCATCTATCTATGGTGATCCAAGTACATTTGTCTATGCCGATACCTTATCGGGTAACGGTATTTTACAAGGCCTACGCCAAGGTAATGTTTATCTAGAGCGCCAATGTGGGTTGGTTTTTCAACTTAATTCTGGTGCAGTCTTACCAGGTCAAGATGTCGGCACAAATATTGTCGATTATCGTCTGGCTGTGACAGATACCAGCACGAGCTATTATGCAGAATGTATCGCTGACGGCAATGTGATAAAACGCATTAAACTCACGACCACAAATATCCATTTTCAAGTGGATATGAGCACATATGCCTGGCTACGTATCGATATTCGCCGAGGTCGATTAGATGACCTTGCAGCGTCCGAGTTTGAGGGCATCATAAACCCGATTTATAACGGTACACAAGCCATCTTTAGCCAGCCTTTAGTTGGTACTTGGGGCGAACTAATGGAGTTAATAAATAATGGAAATTAA
- a CDS encoding HAD family hydrolase produces the protein MEIKGLLFDKDGTLLEFHQMWLHVAQGAAGDTLAAYAAENNHDVDNVALLAAIGVHGADVDNHGLLASNPVEDTADAWYQLLQLSSDKAQFSYTVKQLFNKQVEDNPALIQALPGIKAKLLNLKQQGFKLGIATADTKDATIYSLILAELHDLFDFVGYSDGDIAPKPAPALLNAFCGHCNLVPQQVIMFGDTVSDMKFGRNAGASTIGVLTGTATEDELRPYADKVLYSVADFNTDLLMTIAHS, from the coding sequence ATGGAAATTAAAGGTTTACTGTTCGATAAAGACGGAACGTTACTGGAGTTTCATCAAATGTGGTTACACGTCGCGCAAGGCGCAGCGGGAGACACATTAGCGGCCTACGCAGCTGAGAATAATCATGACGTTGATAACGTCGCATTATTAGCGGCAATAGGGGTACACGGTGCTGATGTTGATAATCACGGTTTACTTGCATCAAATCCCGTCGAAGATACGGCTGACGCTTGGTATCAATTATTACAGCTAAGCAGTGATAAGGCTCAGTTCAGCTACACGGTAAAACAGCTGTTCAATAAACAAGTTGAAGATAACCCAGCGCTGATCCAAGCATTACCCGGTATTAAAGCAAAGCTGCTTAACCTAAAACAACAAGGCTTTAAACTCGGCATCGCCACTGCAGATACAAAAGACGCCACTATCTACAGTTTAATACTGGCTGAGTTACACGATCTATTCGACTTTGTTGGTTATTCCGATGGTGATATTGCCCCCAAGCCAGCACCCGCGTTATTGAATGCTTTTTGTGGACACTGCAATTTAGTACCACAACAAGTGATCATGTTTGGCGATACTGTTTCTGATATGAAATTTGGCCGTAATGCAGGCGCGAGCACCATTGGTGTTTTAACTGGCACTGCAACCGAAGACGAACTACGGCCTTACGCTGATAAAGTTCTGTATTCAGTTGCCGACTTTAATACCGATTTATTAATGACGATTGCTCACAGTTAA
- a CDS encoding trypsin-like serine protease: MHLNKILLLLILAPLSLSQVNAAENMEPRIINGEKSGSGSWPFMVALVSKNRDVYSGQFCGASFLGGRYILTAAHCVDSKEGQDLDAVIGISDLTQNDAAAHRYSVKEVYVHESYPDASDGNDIAILELEREVNYTAVNLADRHLRNSLPVGKMLTVMGWGDQDPNPDNMKFNNELYQVDVPLVAQALCPGGVSLKDNAFCAGYVNGGYDSCQGDSGGPIVVASGNGYEQLGIVSWGYGCAEAGNYGVYANVSHFSDWIAGKMQGFSYRQSGFLGVKPLGANSHTFTIQNNTAQMIRTSGVQVLPYDASITANTCNVIAANDSCAVTINYNARESFGEVSVSMLTDLVQTPNLDLKVSYLGIETAPTDVSNMVFVANSGIYSSKHSWFNNGSSIEAPVLDYNEFAQLAITGLAAGELSFNADISIQEYNDYFNIYINGHLYGGVSGVKAGDFTIVLPRDNNTVVFEYKKNSYFSYGDDRITISNLTHSAFGESTGQSARPDGNSTNRSSAGSGGAINWITLLALGMLALVRRRLI; encoded by the coding sequence ATGCATTTAAATAAAATACTTTTATTGTTAATTTTAGCGCCACTATCGCTAAGTCAGGTTAATGCTGCAGAAAACATGGAACCCAGAATTATTAACGGAGAAAAAAGTGGCAGTGGAAGCTGGCCATTTATGGTGGCTTTAGTCTCTAAAAATAGGGATGTATATAGCGGCCAGTTTTGTGGGGCTAGCTTTTTAGGTGGGCGCTATATCTTAACTGCAGCGCATTGTGTCGACAGCAAAGAAGGGCAAGATCTTGATGCCGTTATTGGTATTTCTGATCTAACTCAGAATGATGCTGCTGCACATAGATATAGTGTTAAAGAAGTTTATGTTCACGAAAGCTACCCTGATGCATCGGATGGTAATGATATTGCTATTTTAGAACTTGAGCGCGAGGTTAACTATACAGCCGTTAATTTGGCTGATAGGCATTTACGTAACAGCCTACCAGTAGGTAAAATGTTAACTGTGATGGGGTGGGGAGATCAAGACCCAAATCCAGATAACATGAAATTTAATAATGAGCTATATCAAGTTGATGTACCGCTAGTCGCACAAGCGCTATGCCCAGGTGGTGTCAGTTTAAAAGATAATGCATTTTGTGCCGGGTATGTTAATGGTGGTTATGATTCTTGTCAGGGTGACAGTGGTGGGCCAATCGTTGTTGCCAGTGGTAACGGTTATGAACAACTTGGTATTGTGAGTTGGGGCTATGGGTGTGCAGAAGCCGGAAATTACGGTGTTTATGCTAATGTAAGCCATTTCTCAGATTGGATTGCAGGAAAAATGCAAGGATTCAGTTACCGTCAGTCAGGGTTTTTAGGGGTTAAGCCTTTAGGTGCAAATTCGCATACTTTCACTATCCAAAATAATACAGCACAAATGATTAGAACGTCAGGAGTTCAGGTGCTGCCCTATGATGCTTCGATAACTGCGAATACTTGTAACGTGATAGCTGCTAATGATAGCTGTGCGGTTACGATTAATTACAATGCCAGAGAAAGTTTTGGAGAGGTATCGGTCAGTATGCTTACAGATCTTGTGCAAACACCTAACCTCGATCTAAAGGTATCATATCTTGGCATTGAAACTGCGCCTACAGATGTTAGTAATATGGTTTTTGTTGCGAACAGTGGTATATATTCTTCTAAACATTCATGGTTTAACAATGGTAGCTCAATTGAAGCTCCAGTGTTAGATTACAATGAGTTCGCGCAATTAGCGATTACGGGATTAGCTGCTGGGGAGTTATCTTTCAATGCAGATATCTCAATCCAAGAATACAATGATTATTTTAACATATATATTAATGGTCATTTATATGGTGGAGTGAGTGGTGTTAAGGCTGGTGACTTTACTATAGTCTTGCCTAGAGATAATAATACGGTTGTATTTGAGTATAAGAAAAATTCATATTTTTCGTATGGTGATGACCGAATTACTATCAGTAATTTAACTCATTCGGCATTTGGCGAGTCTACAGGTCAGTCTGCTAGACCTGATGGTAATTCTACGAATAGAAGTTCTGCTGGTAGCGGCGGTGCTATTAATTGGATTACTTTGCTTGCTTTAGGTATGTTAGCGTTAGTTAGAAGACGGCTAATATAA
- a CDS encoding carbohydrate ABC transporter permease — translation MTTRSINLPLANDQTGKHTKTIAVQVSTVNIPAKAVLKPTGLALLKHGFLTISGLIMVFPFVWMLSGSMKSNDEIFSNPLNILPEQFRWETFVETFNSAPFGLYIMNSFTVALFTTLIVMINSAMFAYAITQFKFKSQTALYFVVMACYMLPGAVTYIPSYITLANMGLLDSHTGLIISNAASVFGVFYLRQVFLKVHPSLIEAARIDGAGEVKILWAIVLPQCKAALATLFLITFITNYNSYMWPSLLITSQDLNLIATGIRQFFIAEGNYGLNWSQIMAASTIAVLPLLILFIICQKTILSGIADNGVKE, via the coding sequence ATGACAACTCGATCCATCAACTTACCCCTGGCTAACGACCAAACCGGTAAACATACAAAGACCATAGCAGTACAAGTATCAACGGTAAACATACCGGCTAAAGCAGTATTAAAACCCACGGGTTTAGCACTGCTAAAACATGGCTTCTTAACCATTTCTGGTTTAATCATGGTTTTCCCATTTGTTTGGATGTTATCAGGTTCGATGAAGTCTAATGATGAAATATTCAGTAACCCACTTAATATTTTACCAGAGCAATTTCGTTGGGAAACATTTGTTGAAACATTTAACAGTGCACCGTTTGGCTTGTACATCATGAACAGTTTTACGGTGGCGTTATTCACCACACTAATCGTGATGATTAACTCGGCAATGTTTGCATATGCCATTACCCAGTTCAAATTTAAATCACAAACCGCACTCTATTTTGTGGTCATGGCTTGTTACATGTTGCCGGGGGCAGTGACGTATATTCCGTCGTATATCACCTTGGCGAATATGGGGTTACTCGATAGTCATACCGGGTTGATTATCTCTAATGCCGCGAGTGTGTTCGGGGTATTTTATCTACGCCAAGTATTTTTAAAAGTGCATCCATCACTGATTGAAGCGGCGCGGATCGATGGAGCTGGAGAAGTAAAAATTCTCTGGGCGATCGTGCTACCACAGTGCAAAGCAGCCTTAGCTACCTTGTTCTTGATTACCTTTATTACTAACTACAACAGCTATATGTGGCCAAGTCTATTAATCACGTCACAAGACCTTAACTTGATTGCGACGGGTATTAGACAATTTTTTATTGCCGAAGGTAACTACGGCTTAAATTGGTCACAGATTATGGCAGCAAGTACCATCGCTGTGCTACCGCTGTTGATTTTATTCATTATTTGTCAAAAAACAATTTTGTCCGGCATTGCCGATAACGGTGTAAAAGAGTAA
- a CDS encoding extracellular solute-binding protein: MKLKTLAIVCSSYAMGAVAFASSAMAKTEVDFWYSGGTKPQQLMTTLIAEFNSSQDEYVIKSALQGNYDETYQKLQAGMASKTAPEFVLLYSSQAQMMAKRNLVRDIRPYMDSTFNFNDFLGAFRQQVTAPDGLVYGLPAYGTTQIFYYNKQVLAEHGFTEKDLSTWQGVAKVSAAVSKKDAKGNTIFYGWEPMWGEDNLIDAAYSNGGKVISDDGKTILINSPEWITVWDSFRQWIHEDETMRIHHGGQGWEYWYKTIDDVMKDRALGYTGSSGDQGDLDFTKLGATTQPGWGNNPAAPQAGAVSFVMPKGTNDKASKGAFEFMKYYTNAENTARWSMLTGYIPARESVKQVPAYQDYTAKNPQALIPLKQASFASQNFFDPTKGKITDALSIAADQILIENIPAEKALKQAAKRAQRALDRANR, translated from the coding sequence ATGAAACTGAAAACATTAGCAATTGTATGTTCTAGCTACGCAATGGGAGCAGTCGCTTTCGCCAGCAGCGCAATGGCGAAAACCGAAGTGGACTTTTGGTATTCTGGTGGCACAAAACCACAACAATTAATGACTACACTGATCGCTGAATTTAATAGCAGTCAGGATGAATATGTGATTAAAAGTGCCTTGCAAGGCAACTACGACGAAACCTACCAGAAGCTACAAGCAGGTATGGCGTCAAAAACAGCACCTGAATTTGTATTACTTTATTCTAGTCAAGCACAAATGATGGCAAAACGTAATTTGGTTCGTGATATCCGTCCTTATATGGACAGCACATTCAATTTTAATGATTTTCTTGGCGCCTTCCGTCAACAAGTGACAGCACCAGATGGCCTCGTTTATGGCTTACCCGCTTACGGCACGACCCAGATATTTTACTACAACAAGCAAGTACTGGCTGAGCACGGCTTTACTGAAAAAGACCTGAGCACTTGGCAAGGTGTGGCAAAAGTGTCTGCTGCAGTAAGTAAAAAAGACGCCAAAGGTAACACCATTTTTTATGGCTGGGAGCCAATGTGGGGTGAAGATAACTTAATCGATGCGGCGTACTCTAACGGCGGCAAAGTGATCAGTGATGACGGGAAAACTATTTTAATTAACTCTCCAGAATGGATAACAGTATGGGATAGTTTCCGTCAATGGATCCATGAAGATGAAACGATGCGTATTCATCACGGTGGTCAAGGTTGGGAATACTGGTACAAAACCATTGATGACGTGATGAAAGATCGTGCATTAGGCTATACCGGATCATCAGGCGATCAAGGAGATCTTGATTTCACTAAACTTGGCGCTACCACGCAACCAGGTTGGGGTAATAACCCTGCGGCACCACAAGCTGGCGCAGTGAGTTTTGTCATGCCAAAAGGCACAAATGATAAAGCATCAAAAGGCGCATTTGAGTTCATGAAATATTATACCAATGCTGAAAATACTGCACGTTGGTCAATGCTAACAGGTTATATTCCAGCTCGAGAAAGTGTCAAACAAGTCCCTGCATATCAAGATTATACGGCGAAAAACCCACAAGCATTAATTCCGTTAAAACAAGCTAGTTTTGCCAGTCAAAACTTTTTTGACCCAACGAAAGGCAAGATCACTGATGCGCTATCGATTGCTGCAGATCAGATTTTAATCGAAAACATACCAGCCGAAAAAGCATTAAAACAAGCAGCTAAACGTGCACAACGTGCATTAGATCGTGCTAATCGTTAA
- a CDS encoding diacylglycerol kinase, protein MNKTDVISKAGKPGYTGLTRIIKATGYSWQGLRAAFKYESAIRQELLLLIIFTPIALLLNVSHVDKILLVASLVLVLIVELLNSAIEAVVDRIGTEHHELSGRAKDIGSAAVFVSLCLAVFIWFMIVM, encoded by the coding sequence ATGAATAAGACTGATGTGATAAGCAAGGCAGGAAAGCCCGGATATACAGGACTAACGCGAATTATCAAAGCCACCGGATATTCATGGCAAGGCTTACGAGCTGCATTCAAATACGAGTCGGCAATTAGACAAGAATTACTCTTACTGATCATTTTCACGCCTATTGCCCTGTTATTAAACGTAAGCCATGTTGATAAAATACTGCTAGTTGCATCATTAGTACTCGTGCTTATTGTTGAGTTATTAAATTCGGCCATTGAAGCGGTTGTTGATCGTATCGGCACAGAGCATCACGAATTAAGTGGTCGCGCTAAAGACATAGGCTCAGCAGCCGTGTTTGTTAGCTTGTGCTTAGCAGTATTCATTTGGTTTATGATAGTGATGTAA
- a CDS encoding ABC transporter ATP-binding protein, translating into MAEVILRQVEKIYPNGFKAVHGIDLTINEGEFMVFVGPSGCAKSTTLRMIAGLEDISNGEIMIGNKCVNHLPPKDRGISMVFQNYALYPHMSVYENMAFGLKQQKINKREIERRISDAAETLEITHLLDNKPGEMSGGQRQRVALGRAMVRKPDVFLFDEPLSNLDAKLRVSTRISIAQLHQDLKAEGQNATMIYVTHDQVEAMTLGDRICVLDQGQIMQVDTPMNLYHYPANKFVAGFIGSPAMNLIHATLSQENNLTYVQLDNGSQFVLPVDKAEKVAHKIGQKVWLGLRPEHISVIAPSKENTSEPQQNVELTYIKVVESMGNEVYLYCVLGQEQIISRCHFDPKNNIQHSESHYMHFDMTHCHLFDVDSELALLN; encoded by the coding sequence ATGGCTGAAGTAATACTACGTCAAGTAGAGAAAATTTATCCAAATGGGTTTAAAGCCGTTCATGGTATCGACCTCACTATTAATGAAGGTGAGTTTATGGTGTTTGTTGGCCCTTCTGGTTGTGCTAAATCCACCACATTGCGCATGATTGCAGGGTTAGAAGACATCAGCAATGGCGAGATCATGATTGGTAACAAGTGTGTAAATCATTTACCGCCCAAAGACCGTGGCATTTCAATGGTATTTCAAAATTACGCGTTATACCCGCATATGTCTGTTTATGAGAATATGGCCTTTGGTTTAAAACAACAAAAAATCAATAAACGCGAAATAGAACGCCGCATTAGTGATGCAGCAGAAACATTAGAAATTACCCACCTACTCGACAATAAACCCGGTGAAATGTCGGGAGGGCAACGCCAACGAGTAGCGCTAGGTCGAGCAATGGTACGTAAACCGGATGTGTTTTTATTTGACGAACCGCTGTCAAATTTGGATGCTAAATTACGCGTTTCCACCCGCATTAGTATCGCCCAGTTACACCAGGATTTGAAAGCCGAAGGTCAAAATGCAACGATGATTTACGTGACCCATGATCAGGTCGAAGCTATGACGCTCGGTGATCGTATTTGCGTGCTGGACCAAGGTCAAATCATGCAAGTTGATACGCCTATGAACTTGTATCATTATCCAGCCAATAAGTTTGTTGCTGGCTTTATTGGTTCTCCCGCGATGAACTTGATCCACGCGACACTTTCTCAAGAAAATAACCTTACGTATGTGCAATTAGATAACGGTTCACAATTCGTATTACCAGTGGATAAAGCCGAAAAAGTAGCACATAAAATAGGTCAAAAAGTGTGGTTAGGACTGCGGCCTGAACACATATCAGTAATAGCACCTTCAAAAGAAAATACATCAGAGCCACAACAAAATGTTGAACTGACTTACATCAAAGTCGTGGAATCGATGGGCAATGAAGTTTACCTTTACTGTGTATTAGGACAAGAGCAGATTATTTCTCGCTGTCATTTCGACCCAAAGAACAATATTCAACATAGTGAAAGTCACTATATGCATTTCGATATGACGCACTGCCATTTATTCGATGTAGACAGTGAATTAGCATTGCTTAATTAG
- a CDS encoding bifunctional diguanylate cyclase/phosphodiesterase encodes MKKLKRKLSSSRLIIIAAVLLAAYLVSILAVTNFGQTRLKESQQRELNLKVQSYTSMLEYFFNVTNDELTNLSSDKSMLTYFANLASGMSMQYGLGASLFNLNRELNRLINNTEINQQLVYQRLVLVGYDGTVIADTAKNQGATFDRVNMLNIREQSLTIRVIKDGNCPYIQLVKRVSYAGKPVAFLVADLNRKVIVSQLTAQEHVDSRSRMDLITADGDIFIWDSLTTEPQSDEKNELANNIFFEMEIENTPFKLRSWFEPVNEKDIFTSGWFIAGLSFLAVPVVFGLFYTFMINNANVILRTKFEESHKQRRILSTQNQLLIEEIEKRKASEQELAYQASHDALTGLPNRNCGNDRLEQELVRAKRSNTNVLVMFIDLDNFKQINDTLGHSAGDQVLMQSTARLLDSIRDTDVLARLGGDEFLLVIPELNNLDSATYLAARVLSLFDDPFIWKNQELFISTSIGMSVYPQDGNNVQQLLASADTAMYRAKQDGRNAFSFYNAAMSADLQRTLDLDGRLRQALARDELEIYYQPIIELASNQIIGAEALMRWHDTEFGFISPDEFIPLAEKNGLIHLLGEFAINKACMQAAEWQKIRPLHIAINFSSVQFRHCDKLFEQINAGLMQSGLPADKLDIEITESLLFNHNDEVVSLLNKLQAMGMQLSIDDFGTGYSALSYLQKFPFDKLKIDRAFLQNMHESDSDRELVNAIIAMAKALNLKVVAEGIEDQWHADYLRSMHCEYGQGYFYSKPVPAKEFEALLHQYKEDSV; translated from the coding sequence GACACGATTGAAAGAGTCACAGCAACGAGAACTTAATCTGAAGGTGCAAAGTTACACCAGTATGTTGGAATATTTTTTCAATGTGACGAATGATGAGTTAACGAATCTTTCTAGTGATAAATCAATGTTGACCTACTTTGCGAATTTGGCATCAGGTATGTCGATGCAATATGGCTTAGGAGCGAGTTTATTCAACCTTAATAGGGAACTGAATCGCCTCATCAATAATACTGAAATAAATCAGCAATTGGTTTATCAGCGTTTGGTGCTTGTTGGTTATGATGGCACTGTTATTGCGGATACCGCAAAAAACCAAGGTGCTACGTTCGATAGGGTGAATATGCTAAATATTCGCGAACAGAGTTTGACCATTCGTGTAATTAAAGATGGTAATTGTCCTTATATTCAACTGGTTAAACGTGTTAGCTACGCAGGTAAACCGGTCGCTTTTTTGGTTGCTGATTTGAATAGGAAAGTGATCGTTTCACAGTTGACGGCACAGGAGCATGTCGATAGTCGAAGCCGCATGGATTTAATTACGGCTGATGGTGATATTTTTATCTGGGATTCATTAACAACGGAACCACAATCGGATGAGAAAAATGAACTCGCCAATAACATTTTTTTTGAAATGGAGATTGAGAATACACCCTTTAAATTAAGAAGTTGGTTTGAACCCGTCAATGAAAAAGATATTTTCACTTCGGGTTGGTTTATCGCTGGTCTTTCTTTTCTTGCCGTGCCTGTTGTATTTGGGCTTTTCTATACATTTATGATTAATAACGCAAATGTTATTTTAAGAACCAAATTTGAAGAAAGTCATAAACAACGACGGATCTTATCGACTCAAAACCAATTGTTAATTGAAGAGATTGAAAAAAGAAAGGCTTCAGAGCAAGAGTTGGCTTATCAAGCCTCGCATGATGCATTGACTGGGTTACCCAATCGAAATTGTGGTAATGACCGCTTGGAGCAAGAATTAGTAAGAGCAAAAAGATCGAATACTAACGTATTAGTCATGTTTATTGATCTTGATAATTTTAAACAGATCAATGATACCTTGGGGCATTCTGCTGGCGATCAGGTCTTGATGCAGAGTACCGCAAGATTACTGGATTCTATACGTGATACCGACGTTCTCGCCCGTTTAGGCGGCGATGAATTCTTATTAGTTATTCCCGAACTGAACAATTTGGATTCGGCAACATACTTAGCGGCTAGGGTATTGTCGTTATTTGATGATCCTTTTATTTGGAAAAACCAAGAGTTGTTTATCTCTACCAGTATTGGTATGTCGGTATATCCTCAAGACGGTAATAATGTGCAACAGTTACTTGCCAGTGCCGATACTGCCATGTATCGAGCCAAACAAGATGGGCGTAATGCCTTCAGTTTTTATAATGCGGCAATGAGTGCTGATTTACAGCGTACGTTAGATCTCGATGGCCGATTACGTCAAGCGCTTGCGCGCGATGAGCTTGAAATTTACTATCAGCCGATTATTGAGTTAGCATCCAACCAAATTATTGGTGCTGAAGCCTTGATGCGTTGGCATGATACCGAGTTTGGTTTTATATCACCGGATGAATTTATTCCTTTAGCCGAGAAAAATGGCTTAATACACTTACTCGGTGAATTTGCGATAAACAAAGCTTGTATGCAGGCTGCTGAATGGCAAAAGATCAGGCCGTTACATATCGCCATTAACTTTTCGAGTGTGCAATTTAGACATTGCGATAAGCTATTCGAGCAAATCAACGCTGGATTAATGCAATCTGGTTTACCTGCGGATAAATTGGATATTGAGATCACCGAAAGCTTGCTGTTCAATCACAACGACGAAGTGGTCTCCTTACTTAATAAACTGCAAGCAATGGGCATGCAGCTCTCGATTGATGATTTTGGTACGGGTTATTCGGCACTGAGTTATTTACAAAAATTCCCCTTTGATAAATTAAAAATAGACCGCGCTTTTTTGCAAAATATGCATGAAAGTGACTCTGATCGTGAGCTGGTCAATGCGATCATTGCGATGGCGAAAGCACTTAACTTAAAGGTTGTTGCAGAGGGAATTGAAGACCAATGGCATGCGGATTATTTGAGGTCAATGCATTGTGAATATGGCCAAGGTTATTTTTACAGTAAACCAGTGCCCGCTAAAGAGTTTGAAGCGTTATTACATCAATATAAAGAGGATTCGGTGTAG
- a CDS encoding TauD/TfdA family dioxygenase, translating into MRIELLTPHIGALIHHVDLVSCNDTVFETVYQAWFTHQVIFFRDQVFSPQQHLIIAARFGELEPIHPFFPHVEQAPQVSVIETVSGKPPLESFWHTDLTWRQQPSKASILHAQHVPAYGGDTLWCSMSAVFRDLPEQDKVLLRELSAMHALFAFDGIEESEITEDWQKEVIAVSAQNPPVSHPVITRNPDTNEEILFINEQFTRYIIGMNRDDSNMLLAKLFTMARQPEYQVRFKWQSNSLAIWDNRSTQHYAVIDYADSPRKLHRVTVL; encoded by the coding sequence GTGAGGATTGAGTTACTTACCCCCCACATTGGTGCTTTGATCCATCATGTTGATCTTGTCAGTTGTAATGACACGGTCTTTGAAACAGTTTATCAAGCTTGGTTTACTCACCAAGTCATTTTTTTCCGTGATCAAGTGTTTTCACCGCAGCAACATTTAATCATTGCTGCGCGCTTTGGGGAGTTAGAGCCTATACATCCTTTTTTTCCTCATGTAGAGCAAGCGCCACAAGTCAGTGTTATTGAAACCGTGAGTGGTAAACCACCATTAGAAAGTTTTTGGCATACGGATTTAACTTGGCGACAGCAACCTTCTAAAGCTTCTATCCTTCACGCTCAACATGTGCCAGCCTATGGTGGTGATACCTTGTGGTGTTCGATGAGCGCTGTATTTCGGGATTTACCTGAACAAGATAAAGTATTGCTGCGAGAGCTATCTGCCATGCATGCGTTATTTGCCTTTGATGGTATAGAAGAGAGTGAGATCACCGAGGATTGGCAAAAAGAGGTGATTGCAGTATCGGCACAAAATCCGCCTGTATCACACCCTGTGATAACGCGTAATCCTGATACTAATGAAGAAATATTATTTATTAACGAGCAGTTCACCCGCTATATAATTGGAATGAACCGTGATGACAGTAATATGTTATTAGCTAAATTATTTACGATGGCAAGACAGCCCGAATATCAGGTTCGTTTTAAGTGGCAGTCAAATTCATTGGCGATTTGGGACAACCGTAGTACTCAGCATTATGCGGTCATTGATTATGCCGATAGCCCGCGTAAATTACATCGTGTGACAGTCTTGTAG